GATTATGTGGCCTTTGTAAAATCGGAGGCCCCAAGTACACGATTTAAACAAACGGGAGCTCCTTATTTTGTGTCATGGTCTGACACCAAAATACAAGTATATATTCCGTCCGATATTTATACCGGATATAAAACAGGGACAGGAACTATCCAGGTAGGAAATAGTGCGGGGATTGCAACAAGTACTGGTAAGCTTTCCATAAAGTATAACTATATGGAAGCTTATAACAATAATTCATTCGGAGGAATATTTTCGTCAACCCTGAACGATTATAACGGACTGGGTGGTTATACTTTTCATCTGAATAATGCTGTAAATAATAACGTCAGCCTAAAAGAATCTATCCAATGGGCAATAGATACATGGACTTGTGCAACAGGTGTGAATTTTAGAATTGGAGCTCCAACGACATCCGCTGTGGTTAGTAATGACACAGAAACTGTTGTATTTATGGATCCATCTATGCAAGTAGGGGTATTAATAACCACATGGGTTAACTATACCAAATGTAATTCAAATTCTATATGGAGCAGACAATTGATGGATATGTCCATTAATCCGAAGGCCCCAAGCGGATATACCTGGAATTTTGGCTCCAATCCTCCGACAAATAGTCAATATGATTTCAGAACAGCCATATTGCATGAGTTCGGGCATGCAAATAACCTGGACCATGTAAACGACCAGACAGAATTAATGAGGACGATTATATCGAATGGAAGCTCAACCCGAACGATCTCTCAGGGTACGCTGGAAGGAGGTATATATACTATGAGTATTAGTACAATTCCTCCGGCATGTGGCCCTCCGGAAATGATCCTTAAATCATGTGCAACAGGTATTGAGTCAATAAACCAGAGGATCAGAAATTTTGAAATATATCCTACTCCGGCAAGTGATCGAGTGATTGTTGATTTTGATATTACTACCGGATCATACATTGAGCTATGTGTTTATGATGTTTATGGTCAGAAGATAAATACATTGACTCAAAGTTATTTGACAGCCGGCACTTATAAATATACCATGGATGCATCCGGGCTATCAGCCGGTGTTTATTTTATGAAGTTGAATACATCGGATGGAGATAAAGTGCAAAGAAAAGTGATGATCATTAAATAGTAAATTGTTTTTGTAAAGATTCGACGGATTTATAATAAAAAAAAATTCATTTATTAAAGCTCCCTGTACACAACATTGTAAAACATCAACCATGAAATATCCTGAGATATTATTACAAAATATTAAATTGATTTTTGTTTTTTTCATTTGTAAAACAACAATCTCTTATTCTCAATGCAATGCTGCTTGGCCTACTATTAGTGGTGCCAATAAAACAATTAGTGTTAACAGCCGTGTTGCAACCGGCACTTCTCTTACAGGTACACTTACGGTAAATGCCGGTGTAACATTGTGTACTGAAGGTACGGCAACAATCAATGTGAGTACACTTACTAATAACGGAACTATCAACCATACCGGCAGTGGAACGTTTACAACCACCGAGGTAATAAATTCAGGAACCATTACTACTTCAATTTCAGGGTTTAGCTGGATATCCGGGTTGGGATTTACAAATAAAGCAGGGGCTTCACTGAATATAAAAGGAAACATTGTTCTTGATTATACTACCAGTTCTTTTAGTAATTACGGAAGCATATTATCTGCTGCAGGAAATATTACCCTAACCGCTACAACAGGCGCTACCAATAATTATGCAACCGGCTCTATTACAACATCAGCTGGAAATATTTTTATGGATAAGATGATTAACTCGGGATCCATATCATCCGAGGGAACCATCACTAAACTTACTACAGGATCAACATATTATATTACTAATCAATCTACAGGGACAATTACTGCAGCAGGTAATATAAACATAGAGGGGACAACTGATAATTATGGGACAATTACATCCACAAATGGAACGTATACCAAAACAGGGACAGGGGAGCCTTTCTATAACAGACCCGCTGCAAGACTTACGACATCAGGTAATATCCGGATAGAAGGACCTGTTTCAAACGCAGGATTTATCTCTTCGACCGCCGGAACTTTTACTAAAATATCATCTTCCACCTCCCAGGAACCATATTTGAATATCACAGGAGGGCGCTTATCAGTTTTTGGAAATATTTCCATACAGGGACATATTGAGAATTGCGGATTGATGGAAATAACAAATTCAGGAAATTTTCTGAAAACCACTCTAACAAATCCTTTAACTACTACCGCATCCGCTTTCATAAACTATCCCGGCTCCACCGTATATATTCGTGGCAACGCCCATATTGAGGGATTGATTGATAACTCCGGTAACATAATAATAACAGGTCAGCTTTTAGCGAACCTGAGCACTGGATCCA
This genomic interval from Bacteroidota bacterium contains the following:
- a CDS encoding T9SS type A sorting domain-containing protein, whose product is MKKTIKLLAARGQANNGKQFYSRAIPRSLFCLLMISVSISSFAGLFYEVPIADRITNSKAIIEGRVLETKSFWNDSHGMLYTSAMVEVYKVFKGEIYKNHVEIISQGGFTENQVITSTTSLNLSAGDIGLFFTEEFDKRTILSSSAASATTYSMYAGAQGMIQYDENTGTANDIFSQYENINVVYNTISSQLKSNFKELKQYELKKPTGGLNKKATAAPVITSFTPTSGSGGIKQILTINGTGFGATRQPTDYVAFVKSEAPSTRFKQTGAPYFVSWSDTKIQVYIPSDIYTGYKTGTGTIQVGNSAGIATSTGKLSIKYNYMEAYNNNSFGGIFSSTLNDYNGLGGYTFHLNNAVNNNVSLKESIQWAIDTWTCATGVNFRIGAPTTSAVVSNDTETVVFMDPSMQVGVLITTWVNYTKCNSNSIWSRQLMDMSINPKAPSGYTWNFGSNPPTNSQYDFRTAILHEFGHANNLDHVNDQTELMRTIISNGSSTRTISQGTLEGGIYTMSISTIPPACGPPEMILKSCATGIESINQRIRNFEIYPTPASDRVIVDFDITTGSYIELCVYDVYGQKINTLTQSYLTAGTYKYTMDASGLSAGVYFMKLNTSDGDKVQRKVMIIK